From Verrucomicrobiota bacterium, a single genomic window includes:
- a CDS encoding NAD(P)-dependent oxidoreductase: MKKILVTGSSGTVGTAVCSALLERGYSVIGVDLKQNHHSAEVQKHTLLVDMREREQVFSQLSKDCDAIIHLGANARVPHSVKNPTLARDNIEATFNMLELARQIPGCAFIFASSKDVYGNHSSTKEDSVQIEYCESPYGASKIACEALVFAYQKSYEIPFSILRLSNVYGRFRRVF; this comes from the coding sequence ATGAAAAAAATACTGGTTACTGGGAGCAGTGGAACAGTGGGTACAGCTGTTTGTTCTGCATTGCTGGAAAGAGGTTATTCGGTAATCGGTGTCGACCTGAAACAAAACCATCATAGCGCAGAAGTACAAAAGCACACCCTGCTTGTAGACATGCGAGAGAGGGAACAGGTTTTTAGCCAACTATCCAAGGACTGTGACGCGATCATTCACCTGGGAGCAAATGCCCGGGTACCCCATTCCGTGAAGAACCCTACCCTGGCCAGAGATAATATTGAAGCTACATTCAATATGCTGGAGCTCGCTCGCCAAATTCCCGGTTGTGCCTTTATTTTTGCATCGTCGAAAGATGTCTATGGAAACCATAGCTCAACCAAAGAGGACTCCGTTCAAATTGAATACTGCGAAAGCCCCTATGGCGCTTCCAAAATCGCGTGTGAAGCCCTCGTCTTTGCTTATCAAAAAAGCTACGAGATCCCCTTTTCGATCCTGAGATTGTCAAACGTATACGGACGTTTCCGCCGCGTTTTTTAG
- a CDS encoding glycosyltransferase, with protein MNASTFDRLLWKFRPFKKVHLRWWLELKWRNLFTKKIKVGFGHLHTDETTLTNRKWHIDPIVNGINKYSDRYVADIFFPCESLSRFDIIVMLKHIEFITEPEIVKLKQAGKKILFNISDNPSSCELNYETTTWFLDSLDALLLLNPLQGENLSQYAHKFRSISPPIIDDRHKQDYSESSMVKIFWDGFADNLYTLDRLIRIVKEVAQHTSVKIEMLINSNIPERDDGNVKYRAWNIKTWRSRMLECDIGALIKPMDDRRQQKKPPTKLITYMSGGLPVICTPSGSDKTVMEHGKTGFYAYTDEEWFHYLKLLIEDVQLRERIGRAAREYALSKYSIEMVTNQYTSIFDGLMKGPVLNPLRQTA; from the coding sequence ATGAACGCTTCAACATTTGACCGATTATTGTGGAAATTCCGGCCGTTTAAAAAAGTCCACTTAAGGTGGTGGCTTGAGTTGAAGTGGCGCAATTTGTTCACCAAGAAAATAAAGGTGGGGTTCGGTCATTTGCATACGGACGAGACGACTTTGACAAATCGGAAATGGCATATTGATCCCATCGTAAATGGAATAAATAAATATAGTGATCGGTATGTAGCCGACATCTTTTTTCCCTGCGAATCGCTTTCCCGATTCGATATCATCGTCATGCTGAAACATATCGAATTCATAACCGAACCAGAAATCGTGAAGTTGAAACAGGCAGGGAAAAAGATTCTATTTAACATCAGTGATAATCCATCCAGCTGCGAATTAAATTACGAAACAACTACCTGGTTTCTGGATTCGCTAGACGCTCTTCTTCTTCTCAACCCTCTTCAGGGTGAAAACCTTTCCCAATATGCCCATAAATTTCGCTCAATTTCTCCGCCCATTATTGATGACCGTCACAAGCAAGATTATTCTGAGTCTTCGATGGTGAAGATATTTTGGGACGGATTCGCGGACAATTTGTATACACTGGATCGCTTAATTCGCATCGTAAAAGAAGTGGCCCAACATACTTCGGTGAAAATCGAAATGTTGATAAACTCGAATATTCCCGAGCGGGACGATGGGAATGTGAAGTATAGAGCCTGGAATATCAAAACCTGGCGAAGTCGCATGCTGGAGTGCGATATCGGTGCATTGATTAAGCCAATGGACGATAGACGACAGCAAAAGAAACCTCCCACAAAGCTGATCACTTATATGAGTGGTGGATTGCCCGTGATCTGCACTCCATCCGGCTCTGATAAAACAGTCATGGAACACGGTAAAACGGGTTTCTACGCCTACACAGACGAAGAATGGTTTCACTACCTGAAATTGTTAATTGAAGATGTACAACTGCGGGAACGGATTGGACGGGCCGCCCGTGAATACGCCTTATCGAAATACAGCATTGAGATGGTTACGAACCAATACACATCCATTTTCGACGGGTTAATGAAAGGCCCCGTTCTAAACCCCTTGCGACAAACAGCATGA
- a CDS encoding zinc metallopeptidase, which produces MTFSSQFAFIILPGGTGILLFIAAFAFAMWAQMKVKSAYNKYSKIPSRGGITGYEAAEAVMRKAGITNVEIVRVPGVLTDHYDPVNRRLALSDHNYHGSSLAAIGVAAHEAGHAIQHKVGYSMMTVRQTMAPVVNIAASFLPIIMIGGLFLRLLPWGLAIDIGIIIYALLTLFHLVTLPVEFDATARAKRELDRLGIIYADEAPGVAATLSAAGLTYVAAFAGSLLNLIYLIALRGRD; this is translated from the coding sequence ATGACCTTTTCATCTCAATTTGCATTTATTATTTTGCCGGGAGGAACCGGCATCCTCCTTTTCATAGCCGCCTTTGCATTCGCGATGTGGGCGCAGATGAAAGTTAAATCTGCCTATAACAAATATTCCAAAATTCCATCTCGCGGAGGCATAACCGGTTATGAGGCTGCGGAGGCTGTCATGCGCAAGGCGGGTATTACCAATGTCGAGATTGTCCGTGTTCCCGGTGTGCTTACTGACCACTACGATCCGGTCAACAGAAGGTTGGCTCTGAGTGATCACAACTACCATGGCTCAAGCCTTGCGGCAATAGGTGTGGCTGCTCATGAAGCGGGTCACGCTATCCAGCACAAGGTGGGGTACTCCATGATGACCGTTCGCCAAACGATGGCACCGGTGGTAAACATCGCCGCCAGTTTTTTGCCAATCATAATGATCGGTGGATTGTTCCTCAGGCTCTTACCTTGGGGATTGGCGATCGACATAGGTATCATCATTTATGCGCTTCTAACCCTGTTCCATTTGGTAACCTTACCCGTCGAATTTGACGCAACTGCCCGTGCCAAACGCGAGCTGGATCGCTTGGGCATTATTTATGCAGATGAAGCTCCTGGAGTTGCTGCGACATTAAGCGCCGCCGGATTGACTTATGTTGCCGCGTTTGCCGGGTCCTTATTGAATTTAATCTATTTGATTGCACTACGTGGAAGGGACTAG
- a CDS encoding cob(I)yrinic acid a,c-diamide adenosyltransferase: MKGNISTRTGDKGTTGIAGGVRVSKSNIRIHCLGDLDEANSFLGLLRTKLPNDHDWHNPLRQIQTDMMNLMSHVATPTSSQKPPSVPLPEKASERMEDWMGEIEKSLDSVTEHFLLPGGTEISALCHVVRTIVRRAERNLAELNASDPIHPSILQFINRLSDLLFKLARQEIHRSGAVEERWHLFRSESHVDND, translated from the coding sequence ATGAAAGGTAATATTTCAACACGCACAGGCGACAAAGGAACAACCGGGATAGCGGGCGGAGTAAGGGTATCCAAGAGCAACATACGCATCCATTGTTTGGGAGATTTGGATGAAGCGAACAGCTTCTTAGGATTGCTTCGAACCAAACTTCCCAACGACCACGATTGGCACAATCCACTTAGGCAGATTCAAACGGACATGATGAATCTCATGAGTCATGTGGCTACTCCGACCAGTTCACAGAAACCTCCCTCGGTACCCTTACCCGAAAAAGCCTCAGAGCGTATGGAGGATTGGATGGGGGAGATAGAAAAATCACTCGACAGCGTTACCGAGCACTTCCTACTTCCAGGGGGAACTGAAATTTCTGCCCTTTGCCACGTAGTCAGAACCATCGTCCGTCGGGCTGAAAGAAACCTGGCTGAGCTTAATGCAAGTGATCCCATTCATCCCAGTATCCTCCAATTTATCAATCGCCTCTCCGACCTGTTGTTTAAACTGGCACGTCAGGAAATTCATCGCTCCGGCGCGGTAGAAGAACGTTGGCATTTATTTCGATCCGAAAGCCACGTTGATAATGACTGA
- a CDS encoding ABC transporter ATP-binding protein, with protein MPILETFGLSIGYESRKGGNSIVAKGLNLSLNRGKFICLLGPNGAGKSTLIRTLAGIQPALKGEVRLSGSPIEKIAPRTRAKTISLVLTQAMPPGIFSAYSMVALGRHPHTNWNGHLTSEDREKIDWAINEVRAEKLASRQFSELSDGEKQKVMVARALAQEAPLMLLDEPTAYLDILRRVELMRTLRSLAHQQQMAILQSTHDLDLALRCADELWLFSESGDITKGTPESLALNGRMAEVFGSSELEWDLNQGSFHMHEDPCQFVRLEGNGPELLWTTRTLGRLGFGIATAGRESAFSIAIDKTGSSAVWKVSRENNQTNFESLENLTQWIEGLNS; from the coding sequence ATGCCCATTCTAGAAACATTCGGATTATCGATCGGGTATGAAAGCCGAAAGGGTGGCAATAGTATCGTGGCAAAGGGGCTCAATCTCTCTCTAAACCGAGGCAAGTTCATTTGTCTTCTCGGTCCCAATGGAGCAGGGAAATCCACCTTGATTCGCACCCTCGCCGGCATTCAGCCCGCCTTGAAAGGTGAGGTTCGACTGTCAGGATCGCCAATCGAGAAAATTGCACCACGCACAAGAGCCAAAACGATAAGCCTTGTACTAACTCAAGCCATGCCACCGGGTATATTCAGTGCCTATTCCATGGTAGCCCTCGGGCGACATCCTCACACCAACTGGAATGGACATTTAACGAGTGAAGATCGGGAGAAGATTGATTGGGCGATCAATGAAGTGAGAGCCGAAAAGCTGGCTTCGCGTCAATTTTCAGAACTAAGTGATGGTGAGAAACAGAAAGTGATGGTTGCACGGGCGCTGGCCCAGGAGGCGCCGCTCATGCTGCTCGACGAGCCCACCGCCTACCTGGACATTCTCAGACGGGTTGAACTCATGCGAACCTTACGAAGCCTGGCGCATCAACAACAGATGGCCATTCTTCAATCCACCCATGACCTGGACCTTGCCCTAAGATGCGCAGATGAACTGTGGCTGTTTTCTGAATCAGGAGACATCACAAAAGGGACACCGGAAAGCCTGGCACTCAATGGGCGCATGGCTGAAGTATTCGGAAGCAGCGAGCTGGAGTGGGACTTGAATCAAGGATCTTTCCACATGCACGAGGACCCTTGCCAATTTGTAAGGTTGGAAGGAAACGGGCCCGAATTACTTTGGACCACGCGAACCTTAGGTCGACTGGGTTTTGGTATCGCAACAGCAGGGCGTGAAAGTGCATTTTCGATAGCAATTGATAAAACCGGATCTTCAGCGGTTTGGAAAGTTTCCCGGGAAAACAATCAGACAAATTTCGAATCGCTGGAAAATCTGACCCAGTGGATTGAAGGACTTAACTCCTAA
- a CDS encoding iron ABC transporter permease, whose translation MPYLTQASPQRTPLIVFSGLGLLLLALFVANVSLGSVLFSVKDIWGALTGSESVDPIISQIVLDFRLPQALTALLAGAALAVSGLLMQTIFRNPLADPFVLGVSSGASLGVGIVLLAVAPAGVALTENLGLSGHVLVVVASTMGSGAVLLIILLLARRMDVMSLLILGLMISYAVGAVVSILMFFSMPEKLQSFLTWSFGQFGNVTWSQMPVFMPLLIIGGGLCLFISKPLDALLLGEEYAQSLGTNVKRIRYLSLAVASVLAGTVTGFCGPIGFLGIAAPHLCRFLFQTSQHRLLIPSTLIMGACLALAADLIAKAPGFDTVLPLNAITALFGAPVIIIALVKQRNLQNLFGK comes from the coding sequence ATGCCTTACCTGACTCAAGCATCACCCCAACGAACTCCACTGATAGTATTCAGCGGACTCGGGTTACTGTTACTTGCTCTGTTTGTCGCAAACGTGTCATTGGGGTCGGTGCTTTTTTCTGTGAAAGATATTTGGGGGGCACTTACCGGGAGCGAATCCGTTGATCCGATTATCAGTCAGATTGTTTTGGATTTTCGTTTACCTCAGGCGTTGACTGCTCTGCTAGCGGGTGCGGCGCTGGCTGTATCCGGATTGTTGATGCAAACTATTTTTCGAAATCCCCTTGCGGATCCCTTCGTGCTCGGCGTGAGCTCCGGCGCCAGCCTTGGTGTGGGAATCGTGTTGCTCGCAGTGGCACCCGCGGGAGTGGCATTGACAGAAAACCTGGGTCTATCCGGTCACGTTCTTGTTGTCGTCGCATCTACGATGGGTTCAGGGGCGGTTCTATTAATTATTCTACTTTTGGCACGACGAATGGATGTCATGTCACTTCTCATTCTTGGCCTCATGATCAGTTATGCCGTTGGGGCTGTGGTCAGTATTCTGATGTTCTTTAGCATGCCAGAGAAACTGCAATCGTTTTTGACCTGGTCGTTCGGGCAATTCGGGAATGTCACCTGGAGCCAGATGCCGGTTTTCATGCCTCTATTAATAATCGGTGGCGGGCTGTGCCTCTTCATTTCAAAACCCCTGGATGCCCTGTTGCTGGGAGAGGAATACGCACAGAGTTTGGGGACGAACGTAAAGAGAATCCGTTATTTAAGTCTGGCGGTTGCATCCGTTCTAGCAGGCACTGTTACCGGCTTTTGCGGGCCCATCGGATTTCTGGGAATTGCGGCACCCCATCTCTGTCGCTTTCTCTTTCAAACCTCCCAACATCGATTGCTGATTCCTTCGACCTTGATCATGGGAGCGTGCCTCGCTTTGGCGGCTGACCTGATCGCCAAAGCGCCTGGATTTGATACGGTCCTACCGTTGAATGCGATTACAGCGCTCTTCGGAGCTCCGGTCATCATTATAGCGTTGGTTAAGCAACGAAACCTCCAGAACTTGTTCGGCAAATGA
- a CDS encoding ABC transporter substrate-binding protein, which translates to MILFAGSTVLLYSYNKYAENFEIETFETHRLLHIKNPWRGSGDTRYSYALVDKGRPVPELPKGARVIRTPVERIIIMATVYLGPIQSLDMYDQLVGAAHLELSNDPFLQGLVDSGKVQAIQSGASLDLESILLLRPDLILSFSTGESLYDTHPKLERANLPVVLTSGYMEADPLARSEWIKAIASFVNKEAQAEIIFADIADRYEKLKELTSKVVNRPTVFANAPFAGVWHLPGGQSYNSRAFNDAGASYLWADDSSLGGVPLDFEVILIKAANADIWINPGSYETLDALLGHDERFTAFRAFREAQVFNNIKRVNKNGGNDMWERGINHPDEVLADLIKIFHPELLPEHEFIYYEQLK; encoded by the coding sequence GTGATCCTCTTTGCGGGGAGCACGGTCTTGCTATATTCATATAATAAGTACGCAGAAAACTTTGAGATCGAAACCTTCGAAACCCACAGACTACTCCACATTAAAAATCCCTGGCGAGGATCGGGCGATACCCGCTACTCCTATGCCCTTGTCGACAAGGGGCGGCCGGTTCCAGAACTTCCTAAGGGAGCTCGGGTTATTCGCACACCGGTAGAACGGATTATTATCATGGCAACGGTCTATCTCGGGCCGATCCAATCCTTGGACATGTATGATCAATTAGTCGGAGCGGCTCACTTGGAACTATCGAATGATCCCTTTCTACAAGGATTGGTTGATAGCGGAAAGGTACAGGCCATACAAAGCGGGGCAAGTCTGGATCTGGAATCCATACTTCTGCTAAGACCTGACCTCATCCTCAGTTTTTCGACAGGCGAATCGCTTTACGATACACATCCCAAATTGGAACGCGCAAATCTACCGGTTGTTCTCACTTCCGGTTACATGGAGGCGGACCCGCTCGCTCGATCTGAGTGGATAAAGGCAATCGCCTCGTTTGTAAATAAGGAGGCACAAGCAGAAATTATTTTTGCGGATATTGCGGACCGTTATGAGAAGCTTAAAGAGCTCACAAGCAAGGTAGTAAACAGACCGACTGTCTTTGCCAATGCACCCTTTGCCGGCGTCTGGCATTTACCTGGTGGACAGAGCTACAACTCCCGTGCGTTTAACGACGCAGGAGCAAGCTACCTCTGGGCAGACGATTCCTCATTGGGGGGAGTTCCGCTGGATTTTGAAGTTATCCTCATAAAAGCTGCCAATGCAGATATCTGGATTAATCCTGGAAGTTACGAAACACTCGATGCTCTCCTCGGCCACGATGAACGCTTCACCGCCTTTCGCGCATTTCGTGAAGCCCAGGTATTCAACAACATTAAGCGTGTTAATAAAAACGGCGGCAACGACATGTGGGAACGCGGTATCAATCATCCCGATGAAGTCCTGGCAGACCTCATCAAGATCTTTCATCCCGAACTATTACCTGAGCATGAGTTTATCTATTACGAGCAATTGAAATAA
- a CDS encoding TonB-dependent receptor encodes MTPAILNKNKTRCFAAVVATLLSLASPARSQDDKLENDVYDLNELVIVANRSEARLNQIGSSVEILDNYDITKSEQSFLLDSLRYVPGFYLRNNGSPGGAFGITTRGLNANTPTVLINGVEVDNPATGQIVNFGSLFGDNVTRVEILKGPQSSLYGANALAGVISIQTADGKTNPGSQLGLSYGAHDTINGNLNTRGSEGKLSWAFNLSHYEHQFSVQDPSFGPEWADADRYENTQASMKLDYEIDESTSINFMAYWFDTLSEFDPGDPNSLFGAPEFVNFSETTQFFSRVGGEFQLNETWDSSAGIAFNNAESASVIGGRFPNDGKRYTYDWKNTFRATSNWTLVGGLEYEEEYNDSGDGNRTNGSIFLENIIAATEVLDWTLGGRHDDNSVYGEENTWRTTFSYQLKELRGRIRGSYGTSFQAPSFFQLFSSFGDPGLKPESGEGWDLAYEQALVDGKVYFSTTLFGNDVKDKIIFSFNSFTYANEDFYESKGIENALRFQVRNNATATLAYTYSDANYGDGQEAERVPRSIVSMGYDFQPVDKLNLSTTALLVSSQYSTRFSTEKQDGYIVFNLAGRYDLTESTQLWARIDNLFDEDYEEVEGFQTAGFSIYGGVRFNF; translated from the coding sequence ATGACACCAGCAATACTAAATAAAAATAAAACCAGATGTTTCGCCGCTGTAGTTGCGACCCTCCTTTCTCTGGCATCTCCTGCGCGATCACAGGACGATAAATTAGAGAATGATGTGTACGATCTGAACGAATTGGTCATTGTGGCCAATAGATCAGAAGCCCGGCTCAACCAAATCGGAAGCTCCGTCGAAATACTCGATAACTACGATATAACCAAATCCGAACAATCCTTCCTCTTGGATAGCCTACGCTACGTACCGGGGTTTTACCTACGCAACAACGGAAGTCCCGGCGGCGCCTTTGGCATCACCACACGGGGACTAAACGCCAATACCCCTACGGTTCTCATTAATGGAGTTGAGGTAGACAATCCAGCTACCGGACAGATCGTCAACTTTGGAAGTCTGTTTGGTGACAACGTCACGCGTGTTGAGATTTTAAAAGGCCCGCAAAGTTCGCTCTATGGTGCGAATGCACTCGCCGGTGTCATAAGCATTCAAACGGCAGACGGTAAAACGAATCCCGGCAGCCAACTAGGTCTCAGTTACGGCGCTCACGACACCATCAACGGGAACCTGAACACTCGTGGATCGGAAGGAAAATTAAGCTGGGCGTTTAATCTGAGTCACTACGAGCACCAATTCTCGGTTCAGGATCCGAGCTTCGGTCCTGAATGGGCGGATGCTGATCGATATGAAAACACACAGGCGTCCATGAAGTTGGACTACGAGATCGACGAATCCACCTCGATTAACTTTATGGCCTATTGGTTTGATACTTTGTCGGAGTTTGATCCAGGCGATCCCAATTCACTGTTTGGGGCACCCGAGTTCGTCAACTTCTCCGAGACGACCCAGTTCTTCTCGCGTGTAGGAGGTGAGTTTCAATTGAATGAAACGTGGGATAGCTCTGCAGGGATCGCCTTTAACAACGCAGAGTCTGCCAGTGTCATCGGAGGCCGCTTTCCCAATGACGGAAAGCGCTATACCTATGATTGGAAAAACACGTTCCGTGCGACATCCAACTGGACGTTGGTTGGAGGATTGGAATACGAGGAAGAATACAATGACTCCGGGGACGGTAACCGGACCAACGGCTCCATCTTTCTGGAGAATATCATCGCAGCGACCGAAGTGCTCGACTGGACCCTGGGTGGTCGACACGACGACAACAGCGTTTACGGAGAAGAAAACACTTGGCGAACGACGTTTAGTTATCAGCTAAAGGAATTGCGCGGACGCATAAGAGGATCCTACGGCACATCCTTTCAAGCACCCTCCTTCTTCCAGTTATTCTCCAGCTTCGGCGATCCTGGGTTAAAGCCGGAATCAGGAGAAGGCTGGGACCTGGCCTACGAACAAGCACTCGTCGACGGGAAGGTTTATTTTAGCACCACGCTCTTCGGCAACGACGTGAAGGATAAAATCATATTCAGTTTCAACTCCTTCACCTATGCGAACGAGGATTTTTATGAAAGTAAGGGCATTGAAAATGCGCTTCGCTTTCAAGTTCGCAACAATGCGACAGCAACCTTGGCTTATACCTACAGCGACGCCAATTACGGAGACGGACAGGAAGCGGAAAGGGTCCCACGCAGTATTGTATCGATGGGATATGATTTCCAACCGGTGGATAAACTGAACCTGAGCACAACAGCACTTTTAGTTAGCAGCCAATACAGTACCCGGTTTTCAACAGAAAAGCAGGATGGCTACATCGTGTTTAATCTTGCCGGTCGTTATGACCTCACTGAGAGCACACAGCTCTGGGCTCGCATCGATAATCTGTTTGATGAAGACTACGAAGAAGTGGAAGGCTTTCAAACGGCAGGATTTTCTATATACGGTGGAGTCAGGTTCAACTTTTGA